The following DNA comes from Apis cerana isolate GH-2021 linkage group LG14, AcerK_1.0, whole genome shotgun sequence.
TAGTCTCAGTCTTTTGCCACACTTTAGCTTGATAACATTTTGTAAtgagtaattataattatcatcgcAATCATTGTCTTCAGCAACATCgtcattattgttaaataatatttatggcCATACCTactttttgttctttctttctttttttttacactttcgtgattttattatatttataacgctTTTTATCTTTGTGAATTCTTTTACACTACCGATCGAGTCTAATGATAATATCGgaactttgaaataatataaagaatatttacaaatgaagtatcaaaattctttcttgaaataaataaaaaaataccgaatgatatatgatttctttatgattaaacaaaattaatgaatgtgaaataatcatttaatgatatatgacTGATTGatagaattcaattattaattaaaattacaaagttccttaattttataacatctaCTAACATTTCGTACACGTACTTATACATTGCGCGATTATTTTGGTATAAAATGTCCGTTCCTTAGtccacaataaataaaaagcgaGTTCTTTTAAACACGTCCATGCAACTGGttgtcaaataattttctaattacgaTAGTTGCTTCAGTGtaattctttgatatataCGTGTTTATATGTGATctacaaacatttaaaattcatcgaaataaCAGAGGAGAACAAATATTTCAGCACTCCTTctgtatgaaataatatgtatatatatatatatatatatatttttttttatatatatatatggctcATTAGATCACTGTCTTATAGATGCAGAAATATAGAATGCAGTCTTTTCCTTGTACATATATAGATTGTTTCCTCGAGAGCGTTAATGGCACTAATATAAGTTtgggatttttattttgtgcgGTAAGTGGTATTATCAAAATAGATAGTTGTTTTAACTATTTGTTACATAGTATAAGtacataatatagtataagaaATATGCgattatatcttgaaaaagtttatgaactatcataatattcattatttcgaaaactaCAAATCTTgctattcttaaaaaatcaatgtgaaattagaattattgtcgtaattatatataactgatTCTTTGGctttcgaggaaaaatatattttacgattctCTGACCGCTCACTATATTTCAGTATCTATATGAGAGTAATTcagaattactattttttatccgAAATACGTAACAAGCGGTTTATGAAATTTACGCgacataaaaattgataaaacgttttaaattttcttcttgaacATACGATAAATCatccttttcttttaacaGTTTGTTTGTccaatcattttttcatatcaccGCATGTCACAACTCTTAACAGTATGAAGATATCCTTAGAATGATACTTAAAGCTCTTACAACTTTTACAACACACTTGCATACAGAGAATAGTAATAGCTGGGGTTTTGGACTAGACGTGATGCGGTTGAAGATGAGGCAACCTGCTGGACGAGTTGGATCAGGATTTCATATTATTGGATTCATCAAGCCGCCTTTCTGTTCCTACagttaataaatttgtgaacTCCATTTCTAACAATTGTCGAGcctgttaaaatataatttttatttaatttatataatttaatttatacaatttaattatataaattttaatgtaatgtatttaacacttcattaaattataacatacTTGTGTGTTTTGGGTTGGAATTTGTAAAGCTAGAGCAAAACTATTTGCGTCGAAGCTTTCATCAAGGGCTATAAGAGCTCCATGTACACCAGATTCTAAGAGATTGTTCCCATATTCctagattatatttacatatccgagattatattttcttatatataatattcaaaataaaaaatttattaaatttagtatttaattaaataaaattaaaaataatgaattaattaaattaaaaaatttaaaaataaaattactttcagGCCGATAGATTGCACCCATCTTATAACGCGATCATTACTCCATACAAGAACATCAACATTAGCACCTTCTGCCATTcgtcttctttcttctaattGTTGcctatcataatttaatcgcTTTAAACATGAAATACCATATTGCAAACTTgttctgtaaaaataattaaaatttaaatcaagcatttaaatgattgaaataataaatttttatttcttaatcattACCTATGAAAACTATCAACCATCCTAAGTTGACCACGAAGGTCTTTTTTAGTAAGATGATCCAACATTCTAGCATCAACAAGGCACTCCATGAAAGTGGATCGATATTGAGGCAAACCGAGACTTGGAAGCCAAACATTACCAATCCATTCATGGTTCATATCTCCAAATGCTAACGTTGTGCGAGAAGTTTTTGGTGCTGATGGACTTGTAAGAGATACCATTTCTTGAATAGCTAATCGTAATTTCAATCGATGCAAAGGATTActaggaataaaaattattaaattgaatattaataattttttatcataatattctatcatattttacaaataatatattagtattataatagcaatatttataataaaaataatatgaattgtataattttattttgtacctTATACCAATTTCACGTTGAATCTCGGTATCACTAAGAGCACTCATTATGGCACCACTTTTGACATTTGCTCGACAAGCCGCAACATACCATGTCGGCATGCCTACCCAAAGCTCAAGCCAAGCCACTACTGTTGGCCCATTCCAGAGAGCAAACGGTGTTCCAGCTTTCATTGCTTCTGCCAAAAGTTCGTGCCGTGAAGAATCTAGCATACTTCCAAACATACTTggactaaaattaaattaatattataatatttattcagtaAATATtcggtaaatatttaaaatataaatgtattcttatcaattatatctatataccttttcttttttctgcgATCAAAATCACTTTTACTACCCATAGTTCCAGCTACAGAAACACTATCTCCATAATCAGGATCTGCAGGTGTACCTGCTCCTCCCATACCTGGTATATCTCCAGGCATTGGTGTATCTTTTCCTTTAATCTGTAATtaaatctctttctctcttatttctttagtaattaattattcagttATTATTgcatgttaattaaaatctgcatcaccttttcttttttgctgaAAAATCTACCAAGACTGCTTTTAATGCCTTTCTTCTTTTGAGCTGCAGCcactgctgctgctgttgctggaCTCATGGTAGATTGCATATGCAAATGTGAACTAGACAGTTGTCCAATTGGTAATCCAACACCAGACAAATTGTTTTTATGCAAACTGTCCTGGCTGCTATGTCGTGAGGACAATGGGGAAGGGGGAGTCCCAGAATTGAGTGCGCCGTTGTTATGTTGCCCATGCCTGCTGCATGGAGCGCTAatctaatttctatttctactcTAAATAATGCATTCTGGCCCATACACTATTcggtttttacttttttctatatacttctatatttcgtttatcatccaaaatattaaaattattttaaaattttttgaaaatacatcaccatcatcatcaaacaattgaaattaacaACAGGATTCATTAAACtgactaatttttaatatttaaaggaaTATATGTCAAATGTTTTTTACTGTTTAGTATGTTTTAATTTACGtgagataaaatatgattaaagaagaaatatgatTACTGAGCCAAGTGAATTGCATTACTTAAAAGATTTTAGCaacaataatgattatatataaatataagcacAAATACTATTTaactatgaataataataattttccattctaaaatatttaatattaataaaaataatattcctatTTGAATCAAATTAAAGCATTTAAGTTTTAATCTTACAATTCtattcaagatatttataaatataccaattaatatttattgcaagtGTTTAACTAAcacaaaaaaacaaacaaaaaaaaagaagcaatatctataattttagaagctcatggaaaaaaatactattacatcatattttgattaattatgtaaatatgacataatattatgtaaaagaatagatatttttttccagaaaCATCCAAAATGATTAACTATGTTCAataaaatagtgaaaaaagaattgtaataCCTACTCAGTATTACAGGCAAGGCATAAAAACCTGGAAATATAGCTGATCACTGCTTATGAGATGAGATTGCCATAATAAATACTGTTTAAAAACAAAGATATAGAAAGAccattttatctataaattttattaaaattattgtaatcatttattgaaataataaaatgattaattttatttattgaatctatctatatctttgtatctatttttttaaaaacaacctTATTCGCGTAGGAGATTCAGACGAGATGTTAATTCGATGCAATTCTCTTGGCTGCTTAAATTCCCTTGTTTGTTTGAGACAGCGATGTCTATCGTGAACTGGGCAGGCTTGAATGTACGATGAATGGAAGAAGCTAATATCAGTTTCTTCCAGGAACTCATTTCTATCAGATCTATCAGTCGGTTCATCCGTACCACTGTGCTCGAAAATTGAGGCTGTAGGCATGTATGTGATATCTTGCATactattcattaattatatgttttttatgataaaaaatcagttatagaatcattaaaatagaaacattaatacatgcaaaatataattataattatcaattttatttcttgcaaAAACCTAAGATCATCTTAGTAAATCCCTTTTTCCGAAAAAAGGTATAAAAAGGATCTGTTACCATCGATATCACTTAGGTCGACCTCAAAGTTGTTCATTTTGTTATGCCCACATAGGTCACTCAAATATGTCGTGCACAGCGGCATATGTTGTGGATTACATGCAGTACTACGATCTTTAATTAACCTGTGAGCAGGAAAACCACTGCTGGGAAATCCGGCTTGTCCAGTGCGTCTGGCAGCATAAACAACGCACAATACTAACTACTTACAATGTAATTAATGAATCTTTTTCAATCCCATCTCTATGTATGCAAGAACTTTgatgatttatatatcaatttcggtatataactatttaaacACTAAtcattattagtaaaaaaaatattattaaaaaaattaaaaaaaatatatttgcaacatTCAATACACACAAGAATcagcaaaataaaaagaaagaagaaaatataaattatagaaaaattttgaaatagtcCTCATTATAAGAGATGTGATTGTTAaagtattattcataattagtATTAtgcatgaaatattcattgctttcttataattcttatataatttataattattaaatctatgaaaaagtttgaaatttattaatatcgacaaattgaaaatttaaaataatttaagatatacCTTCTGAGCTCCTCTTGACTATGAGCAAGGACTTGTGCTACTCGTTCTAGCCTGATTGATCGAGCAGTTAATGGTGAAGCTGCATCGCTGCCACCACTTCCTGCACCACCAGTACTGTCTCTTTCACTCACTGAATGTAATTCTTCACCTGATAACTGCAACTATGACAAGAAATtacagtatataaaaattatgttgttttataaaaatacaattaaataataacaaaaataattgtaatcataattatttacctGGCTCGCAGGAAGAGATTCTGAAAGTTGACCTGGACTAGCTAAAGAAGCAGCATATTGGTGAAGATGCGCTGGAGACATTGATGCCGGTGCCTTTAAATagacaaaaatattcatataaatttaaaattattaagaattataaaataaacagaaCTTACAGtatgatatttatgtaaataatctcTATTTGGACTATGATGTGATTTTGGAGTGGATCGTCCACTTAATGGTGGAGATGCACGTTCAAGACTTCGTCCTCTCgctaataaattcatatgttCAAGACTACCAACTCGGGACTCTAATTCTTCAGCTCGTGCTTCGgtactttgtttttcttccttcATCAAAAGCATACTTTGatacataaaatacataagtcgtagtataataaaaaatgtttaattacctggattaatctaatttcattattaattgcatCTAACTGTTCTTGTAACATTAGTGCTAATGTTTGAGCATCTGTATGTCCTGTAGGACTAATTACATCAGCTGCACAACTAAACAAACTTTCATTATCTCCATCACCTTCTGCATCACTAGACACATCAAATGCTTGTTGCACATTTGCAAGAACATGTGCTTGTTGTAACTTTTCCCATTCTTGTTCCGCTAATGTACGTGCTAcataattctgaaaaaattgaaaaacatattattttattatatacatttttatatatattattatatacattatatattcatatattcatattatatcatatatatttaatcttctaTATACTAAAGATACCTTTGATGGATCTTCTTCGATTGCAGGCCGTTTACCCGTTCTTCTTGGTAAAGAATGAGTATCAAAACTACTATGACTTGCACTTCTAGAAAAGGAACCTGGATCTACTGCATTTGGAGATAAACTTCTAGTTAAAGCATCAGtttgttgaatattaaatgcGATTTCCTGCTGAAGCATCTGTCTTTTTAcattatcaatttctaaaCGAGCTTTTCCTAATTCTTTAACTATGTCAGCCTTTTCATTTTGAAGATCTTCTGCAATTTTCCTAGTCTTTTCCAATTCTTGTGTAAgtgcatttttttcttctaatgcgtgcattctttcttttaaatgtaCTTGTAATCTTTCAttagattctaaaaaaataaatcaaaattaataaatataagaataattttttttattaattataattattttaagtaatatttgtataaattaccCGACAAAAGTTTATCAACAGTTGTACTAAGTCGCGTATTATGTTCTTCGTTCATCTTAAGTCGTTGATTAACACGCATcacttctgcatttttttcttcaagttGCGTTTCCAACCTCTGTATTCTATCCTCTGCACTTCCGTGTCTTTCTTGAGCctgcttattaaatatttcatacaattaaaatcgatGCTTACAAAcatcaaatttaaaactaaattcataaaagtatatttatttaatcgttctttatttcaaatatggataatatttcaataaatttaataagtaaagCTAAATTGgattgaagaataaatatatatctaacaaATATATCTACAAAAACGTGAGCACTAAACTACAATTATTGATaagctttgaaaataataacattgatTGCTATATTCAGCATATTTagtgttaaaataaaagtttaataaaaataaattatttttaaagccaatttttacctttataattaacatttgatTATCagcatattatatttcataactttagaagaaataaaaaaaaaaatcttgaatatttattgtttgtgTAATAAAGTAACCATAGCCaatgataaaaaacataagagaaaaatattgaaaagttcAAAGGCTACTTTAAGGAAAGATATTGAAGAGCAAGCATTCTAGATATAGATACATTTAAAAGCAGGAAGTATTGATAGAAGTGCAGaggaataagaaaagaataaactgATGATACAACGATTTAATTCCTCTGCGTACCTGGTTGGGCCTCCTCACCTGCGTCAGAGCCTCCATTCTTTGCTTTAATTGCTCTTCCATTTCTGGTAACTTAGCATATTGGGCTAATTTTTGCTCTGCAAGTTCTAATTTCTCCTGTATTGCtgctattttttcttcttggagctaaaaaatatttaaataataaattgcataaaaatatataataataaatatatttatataaataaattaatataaataaattaaatttatataaattgtaaataattaatatataatatatatatattatataatattatataatatataataatatataattgttaaaaaaacaagaaaataattacctTTAATTGAGCCTTCTTATGTTGTAGCTCCTGttccaatttttcattgaGATCATGTAAACTAGTAGACTCTCGTTGAGCATTAAGATAACGTTTTTCAAGAGTTGCTATCCTCTCTTCTTGGTCCTCTTTTTGAGCAACATTTTCGCGCAAATCTCTTTGTAGTTTGACATTCGTTTCTTGTGTTTTCAAAAGATCTTTCTGAGTTTTGGACAAAGTTTCTTCCAATTCTGCTACTCGTCCACTTAATTCAGCTACTCGTCGCTGCCATGTGCTCAATTCTGAGCtctaaaataatcattatgatatattattaataaaagtcaATGTACTTAcacacatataaaaaaaatatcaaaaattattttttgcatatctataaatttatattaataatatatattatactgcAATAAGAcataattttctgtttttctgattttaacttttaaaatttgaaatattaatataatataaatatacatatatttaatctaaatatgtaagatagtaataaattgtaaGTGTGTTCTTATAttgtgtttttatatatatgaaatgtttTGTGTTAGTATatcacataaataattatgttatttataaattttgagaaaaaactCATTCTTACATACTAAATCATGCGAATATAGAACtcaaaacatatattattgatatattctaCAACATGCTATAGGCGTTAATGATAATATGACacatgaaatggaaaaataattttaattgtgcaacatagtattataaaattgatatatttttgttgatataattttattaatatatttttaaaaatctcacaatattataatagaaacaaaatatagaaacaaaaatttcaataatcatttcataaatCTCTATCATACtttctaatatctaataaacacagtataaaattaatttagaagacctcttattaatattatataaaaatgaaaacatttaataatataaaaaaataatttattattatgttttgacATGCAATAGAATTCTGACgtctctaatttttaattgaagaacatcaaatcataaaaagtatttctttTAAGTTCTATAAAGTTCCAAATCATTGcatgcaaaaaagaaaagataaaatgaaaaaaagtatattcgtTCTGCATCTCAAAAAATAAGCAATCAAATGTTTTATCGCATGAAATGTTCCATGGatccatttatttaatcaGTTGGAAATCAtacatactttaaaaaattcgttgtGATGCTTTTTCATACCTGCTTATCAAGAGTAGCTTGTAAATCTATTACGCGCGCTGCAGAATCTTGGTCCGTAGGATCGAGACTGCCATTGCTCAGTCTACTTTCAATCTCTGTTGACTTCTCCGTACCTAGTTTTTGTATTGActgctgttgttgttgctgttgctgttgtggttgttgttgctgttgttgttgctgctggcCTGCTGCCTGCTCAGTCTCATTCTGCCCGATCACAACACTACATTCAGAATGCCTCGCTCGCATTGCCTGTCCTGCATCGCCGCGCAATTCCCAACAACTACGTATCTATGCAGCTACGTGACTAAACCTCTACTGTATACGCTATTGCGAATGCATTCTTGTGGATGCAACGATCGAAATGAATGGCAAACAAATGATCAGTTTATCGGTACAGATTTGAACTCTGTTAAAAAATGATCATATGATTTCTTCtgatcgatatataaaatgttatgatttaaaattgaaattattataaaaaagaaaacttgaatgaaatatggaataaaataattgataataaattattgttttaaattgtgACATGtgagaattattaatgatcaAATGTGTTTATGatgatatagaatataattttttaatcgttaataagTCAAAGGCTAAAATCTGTGACCAATAACTTCGATTAATACTTAATGCCGAAATTAGAAGCGTTTCAcagatagaaagaaagagaacaaGAGGATCTGATGACGCAAAAAATGAACTTTATCACTCTATGTAAAACAATGTGACtaagtgaaatatattaaaaccatGAACATGCATAGTGAAAAGATTGcataaatacaattgacaACGTTCAAACATCtttcttcatatatattcatatatatatatatatatgaattttttatgtatgatGAAGTGATTGTGAAGTATGAGGGAACAGTGTACGTGAAATATTTGTGGAGTGCATTATGCATGGATGTGcagcaatataaaattattttttagctaCCTTATTCTGTTGTTGACTATCTTCCGTTTGTCCGTTTTCCTTGGGCCTATCTTCTATAGTTTTAGGCGCATGTCcacttaatttatattgttggaGCTGcaaatttattcatagattagaaatagtttattattagcaaattaaattttgatataattgtttcttaagaatatataagctATCTACCTCTTCTTTGGTAATAGCTAATTCTTCTTCCAAACTTGTATTTCTTTCTAATGCAACTCGTAATCGTTCACGTACCTGAAAATTGATCactattaaaaatctatttcttatgttctcattaattttcagtaaacaattattatggctttaattattatatcttgaaatatattatatgtatttttttcaaccgGTGAATCGTTGCATTTGATCATTTTACACAAATTTACAATTCACCATTCTTTTATTTGGTTCGCTAGAAATGCAACGAGTACCAGTTTCAGGGCTGAACAGGAATTGCGATTCCGTATCCTCCCTCAAGGTTGCCAATGTGTCAATGTCGTCAAACAATGGATCAGAAAGTTCTTACTTTCTCGTCTAAAGCTTTGTGGTGCTCAAACAGACTTTTTAAAGCTTTAAGCACTTCAACTTCGGACGATACTCCAGATTGTGCAGCGGCTTGCCTCTTCACTACAGTCATCCTAAGCGATCGTTCATGTCGGGAAACCAGACATTCCAGATGCTCGAGCAGAAGCTGCAACAGAATCGTCTTGATGAGCAATGTCGTAGACACAAGTATCAgcttaaatctataaaatgcaCTAATGGACTGTTCTACGTACACGAGTATTATTCCTCTCCGCTTTTAACTctgatatttcttcttctctttctagAATACTTTCGCGGGCTGCAGCAAGCTCTTTCGTCAATTGAGAGAAAtcctagaattaaaaattaaaaattactaattagacattaataaatttaattaaaactcataaaataatatcaaataataagatattatttttttaaataaaattaatggtaaaataaaaatatttaataacaagagaattaaaatattattatatataaatattaatattaaatgaataaaaagaattgctataaagaatatatattgataagtaagatattatattatattatattatattaataataaatttttcaaaatcatttttagcgattcaaaaaaaaaaatgaagatgtATTTTTGATTAGTTGCAATAAGATAGTATAAATAGTATAGATAAAGATAGTATAGATTGAacaaaaatagttattttaagttattatcAAGTGATCTTAAATCGCGTAGagttttgaagaaataaacatCAAAACGGTCCAGAGTCAGTCTCAGTGGGAATCTCGATAGGGAAACTACACTTTCACCTTTTTCATTCAGGCACGTTTTATATACGCCTTCGAACGTGTTACTTCCGCTCGACACTCCAGCAGAatgttaaatctttatttataaatgctaCTACGATCGATATGGCCTTCCCTGTTGAAATAACATTGATAGCTCCTATATACTTTAAAAGAGCAAACAAATTTATGTTTGTCTTTAACCCTGTCCTTGATTTTTGCAACTTTTGCAACTTTTGTAgaacttgaaataattattgatatttaaaaaagtatatagttatatcttaaaaatgaaaaagaaaattcaaaaaatatataatttcaatttaacgtTATGCACATTGcacaattatattgaataattaactgAATCAATCAttacattttgatatattatatttttatattcaaatataaaatattttgaaaaatgcataaaaaaattgataaagaatcaattaaaatctataaagtAAAACGTTTCATGTCAGAAAAACATATGATAATATCATTGTACgaaaataaacatttgatTTTCAACTTAATTGCTATTCatcgattaatatattgaCAGAATAAGCAATGCAATTTCTGTTCAtccaaatatttaacatttaaagatttaaagataaatgatcatttgttaataaatgattatttgttAACAAGTCAATGATTTGTCTAAATCGATTCATTCAGATcttcataaagaaaaagagaaatcataatttttttcttttttctttcgtgcaacaaattgtaattaaaagaatataactttcaataaattatattaacaattaaaatgaatttttttatatctttatactagatgcatataattctatatattaagaCAAATctcatcaaaaaatatttaatacatttactctttacaattttattgatgATTAAGACGACGAATTTAATAtgtgcataattaaaaatgatataaataatataaattttccatagaaataatgataaataatgataatagatatataatgataatagacaatttttcgaatagaatacttgaaatgagaaaataatctCGGAAGAACACAAGaacaacagaaaaaattataaaattataaaagtttattataagttatataatctcaaaattaataaatcaaaaatttaattaaatttatctcgatCACTTTTGAAATGGATTATTTTGagttttctcaaaattttgttcttatgataatttaaaattagtcacttagaattaaaaattttctctcatttttattcattaattctcTGGTTTTTATCATTGCATTAAATAAAcgcaagaattatattttttctttcttcacatcagaaaagtaaattataatatcagaaTCAATGCTTTGATAAAGatcatacatttttaatacacTGTAATTGCATAATTCTCATAATATATTGCGCCATActcaaaataaatgcaaatgtaTATCtgcacataaatttaaattcaatcttaCGCATCACATTATACAATCGATATCGTGTAGAAATTATCATTGTTCTTATAGTGTATTCTCGACGACGACATCGTGAAGTAactataaaatcgataaatgcaCCGATCAGCATTCGGTCTACTATTTGccataatttctatttctttttttgattttttgcattttttaaaaggTAATTTGCATGagataattcgatttttaaatcttctttttttttttttgaaacaattgaatctaaaataaaaagaatataaattttaattttgtaagttAATGTTGATTCAAAGCtttcatttaaagaattaaaatataatagatataacatGACAAGATAaaacatgtttttttattgaaattcatttttaatttaaaattttatttcaatatgttttataaaatattgagaatgtatttttttagtattaatagcaagtttttgaaatataatagaaactttaaatatcgaaGTAAAGAAATA
Coding sequences within:
- the LOC108000652 gene encoding liprin-alpha-1 isoform X9, with the translated sequence MWNMMCDVMPTIAEDSISQRSSQYSGEDANFEQLMVSMLDERDKLVESLRENQERLQETEARLQEVEKERDSLNRQLNANIPQDFSQLTKELAAARESILEREEEISELKAERNNTRLLLEHLECLVSRHERSLRMTVVKRQAAAQSGVSSEVEVLKALKSLFEHHKALDEKVRERLRVALERNTSLEEELAITKEELQQYKLSGHAPKTIEDRPKENGQTEDSQQQNKNETEQAAGQQQQQQQQQPQQQQQQQQQSIQKLGTEKSTEIESRLSNGSLDPTDQDSAARVIDLQATLDKQSSELSTWQRRVAELSGRVAELEETLSKTQKDLLKTQETNVKLQRDLRENVAQKEDQEERIATLEKRYLNAQRESTSLHDLNEKLEQELQHKKAQLKLQEEKIAAIQEKLELAEQKLAQYAKLPEMEEQLKQRMEALTQAQERHGSAEDRIQRLETQLEEKNAEVMRVNQRLKMNEEHNTRLSTTVDKLLSESNERLQVHLKERMHALEEKNALTQELEKTRKIAEDLQNEKADIVKELGKARLEIDNVKRQMLQQEIAFNIQQTDALTRSLSPNAVDPGSFSRSASHSSFDTHSLPRRTGKRPAIEEDPSKNYVARTLAEQEWEKLQQAHVLANVQQAFDVSSDAEGDGDNESLFSCAADVISPTGHTDAQTLALMLQEQLDAINNEIRLIQEEKQSTEARAEELESRVGSLEHMNLLARGRSLERASPPLSGRSTPKSHHSPNRDYLHKYHTAPASMSPAHLHQYAASLASPGQLSESLPASQLQLSGEELHSVSERDSTGGAGSGGSDAASPLTARSIRLERVAQVLAHSQEELRSRHGQHNNGALNSGTPPSPLSSRHSSQDSLHKNNLSGVGLPIGQLSSSHLHMQSTMSPATAAAVAAAQKKKGIKSSLGRFFSKKEKIKGKDTPMPGDIPGMGGAGTPADPDYGDSVSVAGTMGSKSDFDRRKKKSPSMFGSMLDSSRHELLAEAMKAGTPFALWNGPTVVAWLELWVGMPTWYVAACRANVKSGAIMSALSDTEIQREIGISNPLHRLKLRLAIQEMVSLTSPSAPKTSRTTLAFGDMNHEWIGNVWLPSLGLPQYRSTFMECLVDARMLDHLTKKDLRGQLRMVDSFHRTSLQYGISCLKRLNYDRQQLEERRRMAEGANVDVLVWSNDRVIRWVQSIGLKEYGNNLLESGVHGALIALDESFDANSFALALQIPTQNTQARQLLEMEFTNLLTVGTERRLDESNNMKS